A window of the Helianthus annuus cultivar XRQ/B chromosome 4, HanXRQr2.0-SUNRISE, whole genome shotgun sequence genome harbors these coding sequences:
- the LOC110935052 gene encoding uncharacterized protein LOC110935052 encodes MTPKSPAETDEDYASWKEIDALVLQWIYSTISDDLLGRILESDSTARAAWLKIEKIFLSNKKARAAALESKFCNLTLAACSSLDDYCQRLKELANQLGDVDHTVTESRLVLQLVRGLPAEYDTIASLINQQDADWDLARSMLHDEVIRLEARQNTSSSVLVAPAAPTQQTTPNPNQTPDQTSSRGRGRGRGQGYRGSRGGRGRGGGRNQQQANWAFQNSGQNPGYPQWAWWNTPPCPYPTQPSWRPNNNNQSQPNAAQFAPSATQFQQPNDQAQQAHYAGYPPTPQHMQPQPNGYDALNPSDIQAAFATMQLQQPEPFWNMDTGAESHVSPNQGPQNWTNSFAPQ; translated from the exons ATGACACCAAAATCGCCTGCTGAAACTGATGAAGACTACGCCTCTTGGAAAGAAATTGATGCGCTGGTTCTCCAGTGGATCTACAGCACAATCTCAGATGACCTGCTAGGTCGTATTCTGGAATCTGACTCTACTGCTCGTGCGGCTTGGCTCAAGATCGAGAAGATATTCCTCAGTAATAAGAAGGCACGGGCGGCTGCCCTTGAATCAAAATTCTGCAATCTCACTCTTGCAGCCTGCTCCTCTCTTGATGATTATTGTCAACGTCTCAAGGAACTAGCGAATCAATTAGGGGACGTTGACCACACTGTAACTGAGTCACGACTCGTCTTACAATTAGTGCGTGGTTTACCAGCTGAGTATGACACTATTGCCTCTCTCATCAATCAGCAAGATGCCGATTGGGATCTGGCACGTAGTATGTTACATGACGAAGTGATTCGTCTTGAAGCTCGTCAAAACACATCCTCTTCGGTACTAGTGGCTCCTGCTGCCCCGACACAACAAACGACTCCTAACCCTAACCAAACCCCGGATCAAACTTCTTCTAGGGGTCGCGGACGTGGTCGAGGTCAAGGCTATCGTGGCTCACGCGGTGGTCGAGGTCGCGGGGGTGGGCGCAACCAACAGCAAGCGAATTGGGCCTTCCAAAACTCGGGCCAAAACCCGGGTTATCCCCAGTGGGCCTGGTGGAATACTCCACCTTGTCCCTATCCTACTCAGCCCTCATGGAGgcccaacaacaacaatcagTCGCAGCCCAATGCAGCCCAATTCGCACCTTCTGCAACCCAGTTTCAGCAGCCCAATGACCAAGCCCAGCAGGCACATTACGCTGGTTACCCCCCTACGCCCCAGCACATGCAACCGCAGCCCAACGGATATGACGCTCTAAACCCGTCTGATATTCAAGCAGCTTTTGCAACAATGCAATTACAGCAACCTGAACCGTTCTGGAACATGGATACGGGAGCAGAATCTCATGTCTCCCCTAACCAAG GACCTCAAAACTGGACAAATTCTTTCGCGCCACAATAG